A stretch of the Salmo salar chromosome ssa20, Ssal_v3.1, whole genome shotgun sequence genome encodes the following:
- the LOC123729136 gene encoding uncharacterized protein, with product MAVIEQSPNTSDTRTRPPAPSPVTVMIDPAFDENQETQPRPPPTPEHSVIAETYPEPIEDTQVDPFLDEEKDCSLSHPSIQLQCVEDWGGGGVYGQCQGQDFLPEPPSLTPSPFRSPTPSPSPVREESLRSSLTLQTTEPRATPVRHSISISHGNAPLLLSHCVSLGLTTVAVDVHFYPAALASATAAMATVTAATQVNATAAAAPGPQLSSRLAHSQEHDQSFPSMCQSK from the exons ATGGCTGTGATTGAACAAAGCCCCAACACGTCAGATACACGTACCAGACCTCCTGCCCCCAGCCCAGTCACTGTGATGATAGACCCTGCCTTTGATGAGAATCAAGAGACACAGCCTCGCCCCCCGCCCACTCCAGAACACTCAGTCATAGCAGAAACCTACCCTGAGCCCATCGAAGACACACAg GTTGACCCCTTCCTGGATGAAGAGAAAGACTGCAGCCTGTCTCACCCCAGCATCCAGCTGCAGTGTGTGGAGGACTGGGGCGGTGGAGGAGTATACGGACAATGCCAGGGCCAGGACTTTCTCCCTGAGCCCCCCTCGCTCACTCCTTCACCTTTCCgctcccccactccctccccttctcctgtGCGTGAGGAAAGCCTGCGCTCCTCCCTGACCCTCCAGACCACTGAGCCCCGTGCCACGCCCGTCCGCCACAGCATCAGCATCTCCCACGGTAacgcccccctcctcctctcccactgcGTCTCCCTAGGCCTCACCACCGTCGCCGTTGATGTTCACTTCTACCCAGCAGCTCTTGCGTCAGCCACCGCTGCCATGGCGACCGTGACAGCCGCCACACAGGTTAATGCTACCGCCGCTGCTGCTCCAGGGCCCCAGCTCAGCTCCCGATTGGCCCACAGTCAGGAGCATGACCAATCGTTTCCCAGCATGTGCCAGAGTAAGTAA
- the LOC123729311 gene encoding proteoglycan 4 — MHIQHQVTDQPIKPLKPIASITQSLVPRPQPSPDSPTHLSDPSTQSPDCLTQPREPVTQSLLMQTLHPSDSITQTHRPVTQGYPSYPHIQHPSPVTLFSVRQIQPEPIQTQPEPTQTQPEPTQTQPEPTQTQPEPTQTQPEPTQTQPEPTQTQPQPQPTQTQPKPQQTQPESTQTHPLPKQTQPEPTPTQPEPTPTQPEPTQAQHEPTQTQPELTQTQPKPQQTQPTHLLTQPSVSITHPPDLSTIPPTPDPKGPSAPWTSTPDLPQQNMNQPAKPVHPAKPNRHNDTEPTEWLKRNTSQSPIRTSEDPRVKPPPPPWLPVLEKHDIPIVVGVGVSLAFIFITMAFYSLVQKNEPAPAIRGQWADQLNLCWISTLMPIF, encoded by the exons ATGCATATCCAGCATCAAGTCACTGACCAACCAATTAAGCCACTAAAGCCCATCGCCAGTATTACCCAGTCTCTGGTCCCACGCCCGCAACCTTCTCCAGACTCTCCCACCCACCTTTCAGACCCCTCTACCCAGAGTCCTGATTGTCTTACCCAGCCCAGAGAACCTGTGACTCAGTCTCTACTCATGCAAACCCTGCATCCTTCTGACTCAATCACTCAAACCCACCGTCCTGTAACGCAAGGTTATCCTTCATATCCACATATACAGCATCCTAGCCCTGTCACCCTGTTTTCAGTCAGACAAATCCAGCCTGAACCTATACAAACCCAGCCTGAACCTACACAAACTCAGCCTGAACCTACACAAACCCAGCCTGAACCTACACAAACTCAGCCTGAACCTACACAAACCCAGCCTGAACCTACACAAACTCAGCCTGAACCTACACAAACCCAACCTCAACCTCAACCTAcacaaacccagcctaaacctcaACAAACTCAGCCTGAATCTACACAAacccatcctctacctaaacaaACTCAGCCTGAACCTACACCCACTCAGCCTGAACCTACACCCACTCAGCCTGAACCTACACAAGCCCAACATGAACCTACACAAACCCAGCCTGAACTTACACAAACCCAGCCGAAACCTCAACAAACCCAGCCTACACATCTCCTGACCCAGCCTTCAGTCTCAATCACACATCCTCCTGACCTGAGCACCATACCCCCCACCCCTGACCCCAAGGGCCCTAGTGCCCCATGGACCTCCACACCAGACCTCCCGCAGCAGAACATGAATCAGCCCGCTAAGCCAGTTCATCCAGCCAAACCAAACAGGCACAATGACACAGAGCCCACAGAGTGGCTGAAGAGGAACACTTCTCAGTCCCCCATCAGGACCAGTGAGGACCCCAG agtaaagcctcctcctcctccgtggcTTCCAGTGCTGGAGAAACATGACATCCCCATCGTGGTGGGAGTGGGCGTGTCTCTGGCCTTCATCTTCATCACCATGGCCTTCTACTCCCTGGTCCAGAAGAACGAGCCTGCCCCCGCTATTAGAGGTCAGTGGGCTGACCAGCTCAATCTCTGCTGGATCTCAACCCTAATGCCTATCTTTTAG